A portion of the Symphalangus syndactylus isolate Jambi chromosome 13, NHGRI_mSymSyn1-v2.1_pri, whole genome shotgun sequence genome contains these proteins:
- the FAAP24 gene encoding Fanconi anemia core complex-associated protein 24 isoform X2: MARVTAGAGDARCCILYVTEADLVAGNGYRKRLVRVRNSNNLKGIVVVEKTRMSEQYFPALQKFTVLDLGMVLLPVASQMEASCLVIQLVQEQTKEPSKNPLLRKKRALLLSEPSLLRTVQQIPGVGKVKAPLLLQKFPSIQQLSNASIGELEQVVGQAVAQQIHAFFTQPR; the protein is encoded by the exons ATGGCGCGGGTCACAGCTGGCGCAGGAGATGCAAG ATGCTGCATTCTTTATGTCACCGAAGCTGATTTGGTGGCAGGAAATGGCTACAGAAAGAGGCTTGTTCGGGTTAGAAAT tCCAATAATCTTAAAGGAATTGTAGTCGTTGAAAAAACCCGGATGAGTGAACAATACTTCCCAGCCCTACAGAAGTTTACTGTGCTGGACCTTGGAATGGTCCTGCTTCCAGTGGCCAGCCAGATGGAAGCATCCTGCCTCGTCATCCAGTTG GTTCAAGAGCAAACAAAAGAGCCCAGTAAGAACCCTCTTCTCAGGAAGAAACGGGCCCTGCTGCTCTCTGAGCCTTCGCTCCTTCGAACCGTGCAGCAGATCCCAGGAGTTGGAAAAGTTAAAGCTCCCCTTCTCCTCCAGAAGTTTCCAAGCATCCAGCAACTGAGTAATGCTTCCATTGGGGAACTGGAGCAGGTGGTCGGACAAGCAGTGGCACAGCAGATCCATGCCTTCTTCACACAGCCCAGGTGA
- the FAAP24 gene encoding Fanconi anemia core complex-associated protein 24 isoform X1 has translation MEKNPPEDTGPVHVPLGHIVANEKWRGSQLAQEMQGKIKLIFEDGLTPDFYLSNRCCILYVTEADLVAGNGYRKRLVRVRNSNNLKGIVVVEKTRMSEQYFPALQKFTVLDLGMVLLPVASQMEASCLVIQLVQEQTKEPSKNPLLRKKRALLLSEPSLLRTVQQIPGVGKVKAPLLLQKFPSIQQLSNASIGELEQVVGQAVAQQIHAFFTQPR, from the exons ATGGAAAAGAACCCCCCTGAGGATACGGGCCCCGTGCACGTGCCTTTGGGGCATATTGTGGCCAATGAGAAATGGCGCGGGTCACAGCTGGCGCAGGAGATGCAAG ggaaaattaAGCTCATTTTCGAGGATGGCTTGACACCAGACTTTTATCTGTCGAACAGATGCTGCATTCTTTATGTCACCGAAGCTGATTTGGTGGCAGGAAATGGCTACAGAAAGAGGCTTGTTCGGGTTAGAAAT tCCAATAATCTTAAAGGAATTGTAGTCGTTGAAAAAACCCGGATGAGTGAACAATACTTCCCAGCCCTACAGAAGTTTACTGTGCTGGACCTTGGAATGGTCCTGCTTCCAGTGGCCAGCCAGATGGAAGCATCCTGCCTCGTCATCCAGTTG GTTCAAGAGCAAACAAAAGAGCCCAGTAAGAACCCTCTTCTCAGGAAGAAACGGGCCCTGCTGCTCTCTGAGCCTTCGCTCCTTCGAACCGTGCAGCAGATCCCAGGAGTTGGAAAAGTTAAAGCTCCCCTTCTCCTCCAGAAGTTTCCAAGCATCCAGCAACTGAGTAATGCTTCCATTGGGGAACTGGAGCAGGTGGTCGGACAAGCAGTGGCACAGCAGATCCATGCCTTCTTCACACAGCCCAGGTGA